From Salminus brasiliensis chromosome 12, fSalBra1.hap2, whole genome shotgun sequence:
ACTGTTATGAATATCTAACGGTGACGGTTGCTGGATTATTCGCTAGAAGCCTTTTTAATTAGCCATATGCTGCAAGGCCATGTCCCTGTGACGGTGAGTGGGGGGAGGAAATAACCGATTTGTGTGACTACAGCTGTTAATTTCTGCATATGTGCAGAACAGTTACAGTTTGTTAAAGGGGAAACTCCGCTCATGTGTCCAACTCGAACATAATTAACTCATTTAAGGTGTAAACGGAGTTCGTGTGAAATCCTCTGCTGGAGAAATTTGCTGAGTCAGATTTGTTTACAGTGGGTTTGATAGAAAGCAGACGTGGAAATCGGGTTGAGTGTGTCTGAAGGCTTGCTCTCAGAAAGGTGCATAAAAATCTAGGTCTTGTTTTATGAAGGTTTTAAAGCATTCTGGCCTATTTCTGCTTTACCATAATCAACATGCTCTCTCTTTGGACAGTAGATAACATGGCTATATTTGTGCCTTGGGCATTTTACCCTTGGTTCTTATCACTATGTCTGTAAAGAAGGGAGTGTTGCCAAGTTTCTCTAAAATGCACCCATGTTTCCCATGTACTTCACCtctgaattctgcagaaattGAGACGTTTGTGGAATTCCCCATTAAATTAGACAACGGAAGTACCTATAACCCACTGGTCATCTAGGGTcagttactgctgctgctgcatatCTGAAACACTGCCTAAGGATGCATGTTTTGACTCTCATTTGTGAGGTTAGCTTCTGTAGAACTGATATTGATCTcatgtgcccccccccccttcagaCTCTCTGCTCTTGAGGAATGGAAGTCGATCAGAATCAGGAAGTTCCAGAGGCTGTCGCCGAGTCACAGGCCGAAGAGAAGGAATCGCCCGCTCCTGAGGAGCCCAAGCCTGAGGAGGTGAACGAGACCCCCGCGAGTCCTCCAGAGGCAGCGGAATCACAGGTGAAAACGCCTGAACCAGAGATGGAGACCACAGGGAACGCACCAGAGGTGGAGCCTGCTGAAGCCAGCTCACCTCCTGAGTCAGTCAAAGTAACCGAAAGCGCGGAAGTGGCGGTGTCCGCTGCCGCAGCAGCTGAGGAGGTCAAGGCAGTTGTTTCAGAGGTGGAGAAGCCTGCTGAGAAAAAGCCAGAGAATGAAGTAGTGGAACAGAAGGCCGCCGAAGAGCCAGAGAAGAAACCGGAAGCTGTTGAGAAGCCCGCTACCGAGTCCGAACAGAAGGTGGAAGCCGGGGATGCTGGAAAAGCAGACCCTGCTGCCGCAAAGGAAGCAGAGTCGACAGAGAAAGCAGGTGGCGAAGCACCGGAGACAGAGGGCGAAAAGCCGTCGGAGGCTGAGGGGGACAAGGCTGAGCTCCCGAAAGAGGCGGCGCAGCAGCCCAAAGAGCCAGAGCTTCCAGAGTTCTTTGGCTGGTTCCTGCTAACAGAGGTTGAGGAGAGGATTAAATGCTCCACTATGGACTTCCTCAAGACCCTGGACACTCTGGAGGCCTTCAAGAAACATCTTAATGAGTGTGAGTGGACAGTGGGTCTGTATGTTGGCTCACTATATCTAGGACTTTTAATGTCTGATGATGatgctaataataatgatgtaatGTAATTAGGCCAAATGTGCTTAACTGAACAGTAGCAAAACATGCACAGTATTGACAGGCATTAGTAATGAGCCACTGTCAGCAGAAAATATTGAATCTGATCAAATCCTGTATCAAATCTAGCCTGaaatagccacacacacacacacacacacacacacacacacacacacaccctgtcatGTGACAAAGttgtgtgtttcttcctgtgggTGTAGTGTTGGAGCACTTTGAGCATGATGGCTTACTTTTACATCCTCATGTGGTTTATTTTAAGTCTTAGCAttaaataaattcataaatgCTCAAAATAATGCAATTCTTTGAGTAATCCTGACTGCATAgacaaatttattttatttatttatttattttctttctgctTATAGTTACTGGAGAAGCAGAGAAAGAGGTGGACCTTGAGCAGTACTTCCAAAACCAAGGACCGCTCCACTGCACGACCAAGTTCTGTGACTATGGAAAGGCAGAGGGGTCAAAAGAATATGCTGAACAACAGGTCAGTTTCTGTTCGAGGGGAAGTTACTGGTTAGTGTGTTACTTCTGACTTGTCCTTCCTGTCCAAGAAGAAATTTAAGAAATTGAATAACCGAGTCAAGAATGAAGGGAAAACCCGAGTAGCTTAAAAGCCTCTGAAGCCGCTACAGTTACCATGATCTCAAATACCGTTACATTAAACATGGCTTTGCAAAAAGACCATAGTCGTGTACATGTCACTTGCTTATTATTGACGTGGTTCCTGTTGTGGCTTAGTGTGCATTATTTGActtgaattgattttttttttgttacttataataattaattaaatttaaatggGTTTGTATAtgctttttatatattttcaccACATATGTCAAATcagctttacaaataaattttacatttctaatatcaAATACATTTCTAGGGATTCAAATTCCGAACATTTAGATTCAATTAGAAGACTGAACGCTGGGGTCCCctttacctgcgtcagaccagctgccacccaccagtctgATCAgcaggctcccccaccaccaatgccagaccagctgcacaccctcctgtCACTGCTGCCTgcttaatgaccatgttaaaatctacatggactcttaactatctgacACAACTAATATTAACCACCATTACTCTAATTACTGACCATTACTACTGtgattatattaagttatactatactatgattattatgattattttattaagatgaacagaaaaacagtcTTGGTGGTTCGGTGAGTTTAATCAATAATTTGagtagttctgatcagagaacttgtgagtcttggttcctcttaaggtttcttcctccagctttgaggaagtttttctttgccactgtcaccttttCTTTCTCACTGGGGAATCTTATGTTGAAAATGTATGAATTTTCCTTCGGGTATTTTTGAGTATTCGCATGTATTTAATTAAGCCTCCTAACAAAAGTGCAATCATCCTCAGTGTAAGCCTTAATTCACCCCACCCCCCATCTTTTTAAAGGTAGCTGAATCACAGGTCATCGGCTTGTACGTTCCCACCCTACAGACAGCTCAACTCGACCTTCCTTCTTTCCTCTGCAGGTGGTGAAGGACTCACTGGGCAGTTCAGCAGAGCTGTCCGTCGTAGGTCTCATGGTCACCCCTCGTACGTTCGGAGGCCACGTGGCGCTGACTCCGGAGCAGCTGGAGCTGTGGCCCGCGGGGGCTGACAAAGAGGGTGTCCCCGAGTCCTCCCTGCCCACTGTAGAGGGTCTCCCAGCAGGCAGCCGCGCCCACGTCACCTTGGGTTGCGCAGCGGAGGTGGAGGCGGTTCAGACCGGCCTGGACCTCCTGGAGATCCTGGCCCTTAAGAGCGAGAGCCAGGAGCCAGTGGCTGTcgaggagctggagctgggcACACTCTCCTACTACGGCCAGGGCCGCTGGTACCTGACCTTGAGGGAGGCAGTTACGTGCGACACCactttctccagcttctccGAAGACAAGCGCCCCGCTGAACCGGCCAAGAAGGAGGGTGgcgagaagaagaagaagccaaagTGCTCCATTCTGTGAGGGAGCTGGAGAGGAGCCCCCCCTGTTTGCCTGAGGCTGGTTTTCTGTACGTGTGATTTTTCTTGCGTGGTTGCCgtgggttgtgtgtatgtattatttCAGCTTTAGTGTACGCATAGggctgggggtgggggagttTTTGGTACATACTGCAAGCCCCTATCATTCCAAAGCAGCCTACTGACTCCCAGCCCTCCCCTTTAGCAGGTGcctttttccccctccctcccttttgCTTGGCAGCACAAGCTCCGGGGCCTTAGAATCTGCCTTAAGGTCATTTCTCACCCTGCTGTAGGTCATAGTTCACTCGTTAGGTGCTACTAGCTCACTTGGCTTTGGCCACTGCACTAtccctgttctcttctcttctgcacTGCTGCATTCAGTCAGTCTTCCCTGCACTTGATATGAGGTTAGCCTACTTACTGAGACGTGTTTAGCTCTGTTATTAGTTTAGCCAGCAGCTACACTTTGTGGTCACCACCACTCACTTCTTCTAATTTAGTTTAGATGATCTTTTTGTTAATTTGAGCGCACCGGAGTGTTAGAACGTCTGGCGGTCAGATTCTGCAACTAGATAGCCAATATTGGTGCCAAACCATTGGCTTGGCTCGTTAATCCTCCAGTTTGCTTCCTGAATTGAGGCTAGGTTTAATTCTGCGTGTGTATGACCGTTTGTTTGggggtgtatgtgtgcatgcgtgtTTGGGACGTTCGAGTATTTTGTGTATTTCTCCTCTCTTTACAGTAGTATTATGACTTTTGTGATGAGCTTCATTAAGACTGCATGCCGCATCAATTTGAAAACCACGCCCCACCGATTAgctcccccctttttttttcctctctatATCCATCATGACCACATGTTCAGTCTTTTTCCCTGTGAGTGAAACTGTGAATGTCTTTTCGGAAAGCCGCCATGTGGCGCTGCAGTCAGCACATGGGAGCTTTCTTTCTGAATGTGCCGTCTGCCACGTTAGCCAACACGCCACCCTTCACATAACCATGGTATCTTCTGTCGATCTGAATGACGACACCGCACTATCGTTCTCTGTCGGTTTAGCTTTTGAGCTAGTCTCATACGTTCTCTCCCATCGCTGTCACTTTCGACAAAAGGTGCACTCTGAATACTGTGACTGGCGACTGCCTCCTGCCTTTCTCCGCAGTAGGGTGCTCGAAGGCAGCAGCCGTGCTCATGTAGGCCTCCGACACTGAGGCACTATGTTTTTTGcacttacttttttttattatttgtttatttgtttgttttgtacacTTAATAAAAGAATTTGCTTGGCTCTGACAACtttgtctgctttttttttaataattatttccCCCCGCCATGTACTGTCAGCTGTGGCTTTCACACTTCCTCATTTGAGCATTTTAGGGTTTTCTCATTTTGCTGTTTCGGCCTGTCTTCCAAGGACACGATGTATGTAACCAGTAGTTCCAAATGGGTTCTTGCACCACAGTAAGCTCCTGTATTGTGCAGTGGCGCAGCAGACCGGCTGTGTGTTGAGATTTCACATTGCGCCAGGGCAGGGTCGTGAATAAAGGCCGTGAAGAGCATTTCCTGATTTCTGAAGTGACAGATGAAGCAAGTGGCTTTTTAAAGTAACTGAAATTCTCAGGCAAGGTCATTTGCATAAACATTTTCAAATGTTCTCTGGGTTTGTGAGAAGGTGCTACCCAACCAACCTGCTATGCAAAGAAAGCCAATCATTTGCCCATTAAAAATCATTTAGCACTGTTACTTAGTTATATTCAAATACTGAGAAATGTCATTTCCAAGTTCCTCCACATGGGGGCACTATTTAGTCCTAgactgccctgccctgcccccAGTTGCTATGAAGATTTCATTGCGGCCAAGaaagtgtcagtgaggtcaagtACTGATGCTGGGTGATTTGTCCTGCCTCACTAAATCCACTCCGATCcaggatattggatggagctcaatcactccagagaagACCATCAGGTCtactgctccagagcatcccgtTCTATGGGATTCAGAAACcgtgttttattcagtatacaAAATGATTTCAGGTGGCAGAGTAGAAGTTTGGCTCATTGGATTCGTCAGTTTTATAACCCTGAATCACTGAAATCTCGTGGTTTCTGGCCTTTACTAACTCAGCTGATGATTCCCTGCCAGGACTGGCTGACCTAATCTCTCTGGATGTGTGTGAATGCACACGCTTGTCAGACAgacaaaggtgtgtgtgtgtggtgtggtggagGGGAAGGACGCACCCCATTAATCTCTTTTCCACAGACATTATGACTGTGTTTGTAGTCAGACATTAATGTACGGTTATTTGTAGTATTTTAATTTTTCTTGACAGCAGTTGCATTTATATTAGCAACATTTAGctaatgctcttatccagagtgacgtATGTTTAAGTCATGCTGCACAGGTAGGTAAATGCAGTGCTAGGAGTATtgcacaaacgcacactgtaacagtgaacacacatgcccggagcagtgggcagccatcactgcggtgcccggggagcagagagtgtaaagggccttgctcaagggcccaacagtggcagcttgccaagcccaggtaacaaacacacaaccctgtcatcaacaacCAAGTGTGCTAACTGGTAAGGAAAACTCCAGTAAACAACTTTGACTAAGTATATTTCCAGAAAAGGCACCCTATTAACTTTTCTTGTACAAGTTAACATGAATGCATACATTTCTATAGATTTAGTCACTCTGGGTAAATCTCAGCTAATGAGCACAGTGatccagatgaaaatatatattttatacagatGAGAATTAATAAGTGttgaaattatattttatttttatattatattttattatatttccaTATCTTTCCTTAAGTTAATCTGCAGTAATGCTGCTTAATTCAGATCCCAGTCTGATTCAGTCTGATGTACTATTATTGCCACATTGTCTTATCTGGCTTATGAAACCTGTAACGAAAATGTTCAATCTCTGTATTTGCTTAGTCAGTGCCACTGCCCACAGATCAATAAGAACAGTCCTTTTTTAAGCTTGTATCTTTTTTATTACTGACTTAAGTCTTCTGGCTGGAGTTCTCAGACTGCATTAAGTAATCATAGTGAAGATAAAGAGCCAGGCTGTGCATTAGCGTCCCAGTCAGGCCTGCCCACTTTAGTGGCCAATGTTTTAATTTCACCTACCTTACCTTAGAGAGAGGGTCTAAATGATATAGAGCCTGTCCTGTGGAAGGTACAGAGTGTAAGTAATAGACATTCTGTCCTTTGGAAAGCAATACAGGGATGGGCCGCAcccttttaattaaaaaaactaatCATAATAAAACATGCATATTTGTGCACCTCTAAATAACCTCCTCATTTGTAGAACcataaaaaatggttcttcagtggttATTAAGTAAAGGCTGTGGCTCTTTTTAGAACCATGTCATCAGctcatttggatgcttaaaggATTCTTTGCCTGATTAAAGGCTTCACATTGTTTGATAGCCTGTTGTAGACGGTTCTATATAGCAGCAAACAGGTGACTGTATACAGCCATTGGTGGAACCTGTGAGTATTACAGTGAggtattacattttattacattatactacattatatttCCACCATATAATTCTATCTAAAATGTATGTGCTGTCAGACCCTGTGTTTCCTCTGCTGGATGCTAGTGGAATAGATGTGGCTAGCAGGTGGGAGGTGCAGTGATTAGGGCATGCACCTAGGGTAAATGGGGACATCCCAGTTTTTTAGGAACTTGAGACAAGTAGTGGTGTGCTCGCTGAGATCCAGGGTAGAGGCCCAGGAGACCACCTTAATTTTAATCTCTCTAGGAGAGgttgtgtttttctttattctctATGGTCTCTGTTGCAGAACCTGAAGGCCCTAGATGACCTCAGATCTTTTTCGCTCAAGACATCTGACTTAGAAACCTCAATaaaactaattatatatatatatatatatatatatatatattcatttgtggttttacattttatatgttgcattctctctctctctctctctctctctctctctctctatatatatatatatatatatatatatatatatatatacacacacacacacacagtttaaccCTACTTATTTACTCTCAGCCCACACTGTTGTATGAGTGAACTGCTTTCAGTCACAGGGTAGCCAATCAGAGTCCTTTTACAAATATTAGTCTTTAAGGCTGGGTCTGTTGaatacaataaattaaaacacaaaattaTTTGAATGAtcagtttctttaaaaataataatactatactactactactactactactactactactaataataataataataaaacctaTTATTAAACCTATATTATTATGAACCTATTATGAAACCTATCATAGAAACcctttaatattatattaatatataatacattgaATTATATTGATGCAAAATGTGAATAAGACATCGATGGTCAGTGATACTGAGGTGGATAGCCAGAGGTCCACCACTCACTAGCCTCTGATTATCAGCAGTGTTGTGGTCAGAAACCGCCCAGGGATTTAACAGAGGGGCTACAGCCTGTAATCGAGCACCTACAGTATAGAGATCTGTAATATGGGTGGAGCTCATCGAGCgaagctgtttctaataaaagcaACATTTCGGATTTCTTAAACTTTATTGATTTTGATCGTTTTTATGTGGCAAAGCTGAACTGGTTGCAGCCTGTTTAGGAAATCGGTGCTTTCAACACTCCGTTGACCAACAGTGGCTTTGAGCCACAATCCATCATTTATGAGCGAATCTGAACTTAATTGTAGCAGGCGGGTGTCCACGTGCTCGACGAGACTCTGTCTGATTGGTCAACTCAGAAAGCGTGGACGTtatgaaccaatcagaatctgaTCCGATCAATGAGTCGCTCTGTTCGCGAAAAAAAAGGGTGGGCTTGAACTTTACGCTGATTGGGTGGAGCTAGCCAATGAGAGAGCGGGTAGATCGGCTCAGTCCATCGTCAGACACGGAGGGGGGGAGAGAAGAAAAGGGAGCATTGAGAGGGAACCACAGCTTTAAGGGAGAAGAGGAGAGCAGTGTGCACCTTACATCTCTCAGGAGTTTGACGATCACtggctcattcattcattcatccattcgcTGGTAAGTTAAGTCAGATTTTGTGTCAGTTTAGTGTGAACTGAATGAGGTTACTTAACATGAGCCTATTTACAACTGACCCAACTATTTTTCAGATTATCAGATTAttattcagattattattaatgctgtggtttttatttatttgtttatttatttatttattgcttaataATCTGTCTGTGATATTCCTGTGTTATTCCTTCTACATTAAACGTctaaatatgataaaaatattaaatagagGTTATGTTTGAGATCTCTGGCTTATTTCATGAATGAATCCAGATGTGGGAGAAACACATCCACATCCAGCAGGACTAACAAGTTTCAGATGAGTCGCCGTTCCGAGGAAATAATTGAGTGAACTCTGTTTTTATCACCATATCATTACATCTACGCTCTGCACAAAGTACACTAAACCAGTTTAGCCTTCCTCATACCATGTAGTCACACTGCAGATCCATGAATCACACACCATAAACAGTAACCAGTCTGCCTGCTGTTGCAGAATCCTTAATAATGAACATACAGAACCTGGATATGATTATTGCTGCAATAGACATGGATTAAACCTAGATTTCACTAAATTGCAATATCAGTAATTTTACCATTAAAGATTCTATTTAGAAGTGCTGCACCGATACCGATACCGTATCGATATCAGCTCCAAAACTGGCATCGTTATCAGCAACAGAGAGAACCGATACCATTAAGCTTACTGACGGCCTGCTTTTTTCTTTACGTAGAACATCTTTGTttgcatattttattataaaatcaaacatttaaataaccagtaaaagccagtcataaataattatcaccattaaacagacatttaatgaaacatttacattttcagcactttttctttccatgtgatgttttttttttttggttctgaaaccaaagtttaaaagtttccattttttactgctttaaaatgtaaacaccAGTAAAAACTGGTTGGTGAATCTTAGCAAAGGTTATGATTCCCTATCTACAAGTGTTTCTACATTGTGGCAATTCAAATGTGCAGTCCCTCAACAAGTAAacgctgttctttcaagcttactGTATCTTATTTGACATAAGAAGGTGGAACACTATAgttatcaggatttatagctgTCTATCCAGTATTTAAATCAGTGTTGGTATCGGTATCAGTACTttgtatcggcagatacttgaaaatctggtatcggtatcTGGATCAGAAAGggaaaagtggtattagtgcatcCCTACTATTTCGTTTAGGTTTAGACTTAATCGGGGTCTGGGAAATGGGTGAATGGTAATATATTCAGTTTCACTTGCTGTGGCCTGTGACTGGTAGTGATTATCACTCATCAGTATGAACGAAAACCACAATACACAGACAGATTTGGCACCTTATTTGAGCCCCTCATATTGTATCAGGtatgtttttt
This genomic window contains:
- the cnp gene encoding uncharacterized protein cnp, encoding MEVDQNQEVPEAVAESQAEEKESPAPEEPKPEEVNETPASPPEAAESQVKTPEPEMETTGNAPEVEPAEASSPPESVKVTESAEVAVSAAAAAEEVKAVVSEVEKPAEKKPENEVVEQKAAEEPEKKPEAVEKPATESEQKVEAGDAGKADPAAAKEAESTEKAGGEAPETEGEKPSEAEGDKAELPKEAAQQPKEPELPEFFGWFLLTEVEERIKCSTMDFLKTLDTLEAFKKHLNEFTGEAEKEVDLEQYFQNQGPLHCTTKFCDYGKAEGSKEYAEQQVVKDSLGSSAELSVVGLMVTPRTFGGHVALTPEQLELWPAGADKEGVPESSLPTVEGLPAGSRAHVTLGCAAEVEAVQTGLDLLEILALKSESQEPVAVEELELGTLSYYGQGRWYLTLREAVTCDTTFSSFSEDKRPAEPAKKEGGEKKKKPKCSIL